The region TCCAGTCGCGGTGCCAGCGCTTGGTCCGGCTGCGCTCCAGGCTCCGTACGACCACCGGATAGCCCCCCATGTACAGCGGGATGGGGGACTCGCTGTCGAGTTCCAGACGCCAGCGGTGGACCGGCAGATTCAGGTCATCCGTGTCGAGCATGAACTCGATATGGATCGCCCCGGCGTCGTCCCACTCCTCGGCGGCCTCGTACACCAGCGTCTGGACCGCCCGTTCCGCGGTCTCCGAGGTGACCTGGGTGACCGGGCCGCGGGCCGGATGCCAGCCGGACGGGTCGTACTGGTGCCAGGACGAGAGCTCGTAGCACCCGGCCTCCTCCTGCGGCAGCAGCCGGATCACCAGATAGGCGTCCACCGGCCCGGCCGGGGCGGCATGCCCCACCTGCTGCCGCAGCGACCGTAGCTGTGGCGTCAGGCCCAGCTCCCGGGCCTGCTCATCGGCCCATTCGCGCAGCGCGTCGGCCCGCTCCAGCGGACGCGCCGCCGCCGCGAGGTACTCCACGAGGGCGAGGCCCGGCGGCAGCCCGCCCGGCTGTGCGTTCATCCGGCTCAGCACCTCGAAGGCGTGCCAGGGGCTGGTGACCGCGGGGATGTCCTGCAACGGGCCCGCTGCCGCCCGGCACAACTGGCCCAACTGCTCGATCTCCAGCTCCTCCAGCAGCGACCGCAGCTTCGCGGCGGCGGTCTCGGGCAGTGCCGGACGGGCCGTCATCTGCTCCATGACCGAGTCGAGCCGCATCATGGCGTCCTCGTCGGCCGCCGCCATCACCGCGAGGGACGCGCGTAGCGCGTGCATGATCCGCACGTTTTCCAGGCATTCGCGGGCCAGTTCCACCAGGAAGTAGTCGGTCACCCGGTGGACGCGCACGGGAACGCTGGTCATCTCCAGTTCCATGGCGACCAGATCCAGACACAGCGTGCGCAGAT is a window of Streptomyces violaceusniger Tu 4113 DNA encoding:
- a CDS encoding effector-associated domain 2-containing protein; this encodes MGEGGLKSVGNLVTALKEFRCLTDPDLRTLCLDLVAMELEMTSVPVRVHRVTDYFLVELARECLENVRIMHALRASLAVMAAADEDAMMRLDSVMEQMTARPALPETAAAKLRSLLEELEIEQLGQLCRAAAGPLQDIPAVTSPWHAFEVLSRMNAQPGGLPPGLALVEYLAAAARPLERADALREWADEQARELGLTPQLRSLRQQVGHAAPAGPVDAYLVIRLLPQEEAGCYELSSWHQYDPSGWHPARGPVTQVTSETAERAVQTLVYEAAEEWDDAGAIHIEFMLDTDDLNLPVHRWRLELDSESPIPLYMGGYPVVVRSLERSRTKRWHRDWKQRWNVFDQQPERAKQLVVDGEGPDSPRSGDTTALLARLKADPQVVALILSAPPGATPEGNSEVLTAWRAGIPVVAWDGRTPRDPGFVQQLRQKQAEPSGNLARLREAMTELRLDAHTNGSAEGEHHLGQYVVLVWDDPTRPVEPLGRMTGPDDGVGGR